From Drosophila subpulchrella strain 33 F10 #4 breed RU33 unplaced genomic scaffold, RU_Dsub_v1.1 Primary Assembly Seq354, whole genome shotgun sequence, the proteins below share one genomic window:
- the LOC119559992 gene encoding PAX3- and PAX7-binding protein 1 isoform X1 produces the protein MSLFRKPKKIQRRVFSSNADEEEDGTSLDPDAEMEAPPPPIISGKRDKEKSRKAIKPQEDSSKPKALLSFADDEDDGEVFQVRKSSHSKKVMRMLDKERRKKKREERAENSGHPGGENGSTQHLESSGGPSSGPANSNSNPAIAGRYKSASDQSKSKKSDNHMIQTEIRTDDFVLVVKKSETPEGILNGRAALCAGRDDMDDEDDQQSEDGGHDKTRHRFSKPEHLKQMLESGSIPDAAMIHAARKRRQRAREQGAGDYIPVEEPKEPAKLSTRLPCEDVEGDQSDDEERMDMNDITGRKEREERREQFYAVENDSTDEDSDREMNEWENQQIRKGVTAAQLVHSQHETVLSRFMIKPATPGGGSGMDDGDLTTQQSTSTLLEQAYAKNALDRSNLAAAVRSSAKSKKEKAKATALRTPQEILAAIQSRLSELKERSADHTASMARISIELKALKLQQLECQQNAPTAAAKYKFYQEVKCYVNDLVDCLSEKTPVINELEKRALQQYGKNQRYLVNRRRQDVRDQAKEIAEAAKPVSAASRRAPEYEEQVRRAAEREGRRTRRRCDRERNDLLSSHLDGMSSDDEIADQQQEQSVASTAQIESQSVEAFDDVTEDFSKIELILMKFYAWRKTDMSSYQDAFVSLCLPKLLAPLVRHELVLWSPLLDEYADIENMRWYQACMLYAYQPDETVEQLKNDPDVNLVPALIEKIVLPKVTALVTECWDPLSTTQTLRLVGFINRLGREFPLSGTNKQLNKLFESIMDRMRLALENDVFIPIFPKQVQEAKTSFFQRQFCSGLKLFRNFLSWQGILADKLLRELAIGALLNRYLLLAMRVCTPNDAINKAYIIVNTLPTVWLVPNSETLKNLELFIGYIKQTIESCDATNPVFMQSSDKAKQILQRLHSI, from the exons ATGTCGCTCTTTCGCAAACCGAAGAAGATACAACGACGCGTGTTCTCCAGCAACGcggacgaggaggaggacggGACATCCTTGGACCCGGACGCCGAAATGGAGGCCCCACCGCCTCCCATAATTTCCGGCAAGCGGGACAAAGAGAAGAGCCGGAAGGCCATTAAGCCGCAGGAGGACAGCAGCAAACCGAAGGCGCTGCTCAGCTTCGCGGATGATG AGGACGACGGCGAGGTATTCCAGGTGCGGAAATCGTCGCACAGCAAGAAAGTGATGCGCATGCTGGACAAGGAACGCCGCAAGAAGAAGCGCGAGGAGCGGGCGGAAAACAGCGGACATCCCGGTGGCGAAAATGGTAGTACACAGCATTTAGAGTCGTCCGGTGGCCCATCTTCGGGCCCAGCCAATTCCAACTCGAATCCTGCCATTGCTGGCAGATATAAAAGTGCCAGCGATCagagtaaaagtaaaaaaagtGATAATCATATGATCCAAACCGAAATACGCACAGACGACTTTGTG CTAGTGGTAAAGAAATCTGAGACCCCCGAGGGAATTCTGAATGGTCGAGCTGCCCTCTGTGCTGGACGAGATGATATGGACGACGAAGACGACCAGCAATCCGAAGATGGTGGCCACGACAAGACGCGCCACCGCTTCTCAAAGCCAGAGCATTTGAAACAGATGCTGGAGAGCGGATCCATTCCGGATGCAGCAATGATACATGCTGCCCGAAAGCGTCGGCAGAGAGCCAGAGAACAGG GTGCAGGCGATTACATACCCGTTGAGGAGCCCAAGGAGCCGGCCAAACTGAGCACTCGCCTTCCCTGCGAAGACGTTGAGGGGGATCAATCAGATGACGAGGAGCGCATGGATATGAACGACATAACAGGACGCAAAGAGCGCGAAGAGCGGCGCGAGCAGTTCTATGCCGTCGAGAATGATT CCACCGACGAAGACTCTGACCGCGAGATGAACGAGTGGGAGAACCAACAAATCCGCAAGGGTGTCACGGCTGCTCAGTTGGTGCATTCCCAGCACGAAACTGTGCTTTCCCGCTTTATGATCAAGCCTGCTACACCAGGAGGTGGGTCTGGAATGGACGACGGAGATTTAACGACGCAACAGTCCACGTCCACGCTGCTAGAGCAGGCCTATGCCAAAAATGCCCTCGACCGCAGCAATTTGGCGGCAGCAGTTCGCTCTTCTGCCAAGTCCAAGAAGGAGAAAGCCAAAGCTACTGCGTTGAGAACTCCGCAAGAAATCCTTGCCGCTATTCAGTCGCGCCTAAGCGAGCTCAAGGAGCGATCGGCGGATCACACCGCCAGTATGGCGAGGATCAGTATCGAACTAAAGGCATTAAAGCTCCAGCAACTGGAATGCCAGCAGAACGCACCAACAGCGGCTGCAAAGTACAAGTTCTACCAGGAAGTAAAGTGCTATGTAAACGACCTTGTAGACTGCCTCTCCGAAAAGACGCCAGTGATCAATGAACTTGAAAAACGGGCACTGCAACAGTACGGGAAAAATCAGCGCTATCTGGTGAATAGACGGCGGCAGGATGTTCGGGATCAGGCCAAAGAAATTGCCGAAGCAGCAA AACCCGTATCAGCAGCATCCCGTCGTGCACCAGAATACGAAGAGCAAGTACGTCGTGCCGCAGAAAGGGAGGGTCGAAGGACACGTCGCCGATGCGACCGCGAGCGTAACGATTTACTCTCCTCCCACCTGGATGGGATGTCCAGTGACGATGAGATCGCCGaccagcagcaggagcagagCGTAGCGTCCACGGCGCAGATAGAATCCCAGTCTGTGGAGGCGTTTGACGATGTTACCGAGGACTTCAGCAAGATTGAGCTGATCCTGATGAAGTTCTATGCATGGCGAAAGACGGACATGTCCTCGTATCAAGATGCATTCGTAAGTCTGTGCCTTCCAAAACTCTTGGCGCCACTGGTGCGCCACGAACTGGTTCTTTGGTCGCCTCTACTGGATGAGTACGCGGATATTGAGAATATGCGGTGGTATCAGGCCTGCATGCTTTATGCCTACCAGCCAGATGAAACTGTCGAGCAGCTAAAGAACGATCCGGATGTCAATTTGGTGCCGGCGCTCATCGAGAAGATTGTCCTGCCCAAGGTTACAG CTCTGGTCACGGAATGCTGGGATCCCTTGTCGACCACGCAGACCCTCAGATTGGTTGGATTTATCAATCGGTTAGGCCGCGAGTTTCCGTTAAGCGGGACCAATAAGCAACTTAACAAACTTTTCGAATCAATCATGGATCGGATGCGACTAGCCCTAGAAAACGATGTTTTTATACCCATCTTTCCCAAACA AGTGCAAGAAGCAAAGACGTCGTTCTTTCAGCGACAATTCTGCAGCGGCCTGAAGCTGTTCCGCAACTTCCTAAGTTGGCAGGGCATCCTGGCTGATAAACTGCTGCGGGAGCTAGCGATTGGAGCGCTGTTGAACCGCTACCTTCTGTTAGCTATGCGAGTCTGCACGCCAAACGATGCCATCAACAAGGCTTACATAATTGTGAATACTTTGCCGACGGTCTGGTTAGTGCCCAACAGCGAGACCCTTAAGAACTTGGAGCTTTTCATAGGATACATTAAACAAACTATAGAGAGCTGTGATGCCACCAATCCAGTCTTCAT GCAATCCAGCGATAAGGCCAAACAAATTCTACAAAGACTACATAGTATATAA
- the LOC119560088 gene encoding uncharacterized protein LOC119560088 yields MTSTELKIGLTTSARPSSRVLKPPGGGHTNIFSEPDVNVPAPRAKYNQQNSSNLNACMGSTDPNKVVEKIREEVTTQKDEAKSAPPSQSKESANKQAATNGEARGRVPPGGFSSGGFW; encoded by the coding sequence ATGACTTCCACCGAGCTGAAAATTGGCCTGACCACCAGTGCCCGTCCCTCCAGCCGAGTGCTGAAGCCACCGGGTGGCGGCCACACCAACATCTTCTCGGAGCCCGATGTGAACGTTCCCGCTCCTCGAGCCAAGTACAACCAACAGAACTCCTCGAACCTCAACGCCTGTATGGGCTCCACCGATCCCAACAAGGTGGTGGAGAAGATTCGCGAAGAGGTCACTACCCAGAAGGATGAAGCCAAGTCCGCCCCGCCCAGCCAGTCGAAGGAGTCGGCGAACAAACAGGCGGCCACGAACGGAGAGGCTCGTGGCCGAGTCCCTCCTGGCGGATTCTCGTCGGGCGGATTCTGGTAG
- the LOC119560583 gene encoding arrestin domain-containing protein 17, with protein MGLKGCEIQLDNPWNTYYAGQTVNGQVIFTFDSPKKVRGIIIRFLGEANTEWTEEKSVTTSEGKTENEVTQLKGHEEYFKIQYYLLGGKNSSETELPPGTHTYPFTCALPPNLPSSFEGEFGHVRFTIKVTLDRPWKFDQDMKMAFTVIAPVDLNLNPRVKEPFKLELEKSFCCFCCRSGPLAVITSIPQTGFVSGQVLPITCEVDNTSNVNLTAVKFELRKLVTFHTNQPRSEKRESKVIIANLSVGPVNGGESHTFTQQLEIPALPPTNLLNCGIIALDYDLHVECDVSGPHRNLTGKVPITLGTIPLAGVRPPTQFTDAPSTAQSEDPSLAPTQPVSPASPPGGDGVGGALGWNVADSTGGGGSLYPNIPPPQFVETQYKAPTIAGRDDSEHTQIMGDGAFAPRYPTFQFNNATAPPANQ; from the exons ATGGGCCTTAAAGGTTGTGAAATACAATTGGACAACCCATGGAACACCTACTACGCCGGTCAGACGGTCAACGGTCAGGTGATATTCACATTTGACTCGCCCAAAAAAGTTCGAG GAATCATCATCCGGTTCCTGGGAGAGGCCAACACCGAGTGGACAGAGGAGAAGAGCGTGACCACCAGCGAGGGAAAGACGGAGAACGAGGtgactcagctaaagggacatgAAGAATACTTCAAGATCCAGTACTATCTGCTGGGCGGAAAGAACA gTTCTGAAACGGAGCTGCCGCCTGGCACCCACACTTATCCATTCACCTGTGCCCTGCCGCCCAATCTTCCCTCCTCTTTTGAGGGTGAATTCGGACACGTGCGCTTCACCATAAAGGTGACGCTCGATCGTCCCTGGAAATTCGACCAGGACATGAAGATGGCTTTTACAGTTATAGCACCTGTtgatctgaatctgaatccaCGCGTCAAGGAACCGTTCAAGCTTGAGCTGGAAAAGTCCTTCTGCTGTTTTTGCTGTCGCTCGGGGCCGCTGGCAGTAATCACGAGCATACCGCAAACAGGATTCGTTTCTGGCCAGGTGCTGCCTATCACCTGCGAGGTGGACAACACCAGCAACGTGAATCTCACCGCAGTCAAGTTTGAACTGCGCAAGTTAGTGACCTTCCACACGAATCAGCCACGGAGCGAGAAGCGCGAGTCCAAGGTGATCATAGCCAACTTGAGTGTTGGTCCAGTCAACGGCGGCGAGTCGCACACGTTTACGCAGCAACTGGAAATACCGGCGCTGCCACCGACCAACCTTCTCAACTGCGGTATTATCGCTTTGGACTACGACCTGCACGTGGAGTGCGATGTCAGCGGTCCGCACCGCAATCTTACCGGAAAGGTCCCAATTACCTTGGGTACCATTCCATTGGCGGGCGTAAGGCCTCCCACGCAGTTCACAGATGCTCCGTCGACCGCCCAGTCCGAGGATCCATCGCTGGCGCCCACACAGCCAGTAAGTCCGGCCAGTCCTCCGGGCGGCGATGGCGTGGGCGGTGCACTGGGCTGGAACGTGGCTGACAGCACTGGTGGTGGTGGCTCCCTGTATCCCAATATAC CGCCACCGCAGTTTGTGGAGACCCAGTACAAGGCGCCAACCATCGCTGGACGCGACGACTCCGAGCATACGCAGATAATGGGTGACGGAGCCTTCGCTCCCCGCTATCCAACCTTCCAGTTCAATAATGCCACGGCACCGCCAGCGAACCAGTGA
- the LOC119559993 gene encoding E3 UFM1-protein ligase 1 homolog, whose product MGSDWDEIKRLAADFQKAQLTSTLQKLSERNCVEIVTLLLEKQMLEVVFTNDGKEYITPDHLEREIQDELYVNGGRANLVEVSKTLNVDLSRIVGLAERIAAENPSIHLVLGQLIDEDYISHIAQEINEKLALRGEVSISELASQFDLPSDFLQHDVVEKHLGKIIKGRQDATNPRVFFTQAYIQRCKAKIRGALTAITRPTNVAVILQQIGVQEKIFHSLLDEIAPAGQVTSKLANSQYVPHIYAKTQADWVNSFYKQNSFLEYDAIQKLGISDAKSYIRKQFPSEEFLFLKRVALGARLVELTVVTALNECSATKQYLDLSTVLPSNLSEEDIEEVFGAIMAQKHSNPSNFVYLDSIVFSQPYLAQLVQPCQALAESQAKVAIDSGVYQQYIVEKTLAQKGNVSTQELEEDGKVDKRDERRKKASSGKAGGGSQGRETKTKSTKKHQRGKAAAQNDSDDEDDVLQGSRGGGGGGGNKKTVKPLELVKTTDIVKLITASLEEEGLEHLSRSIAALYTNQFNQTALTRAQELFEATPQTNRRQTHAAIQDRINTLLIDIRLYEKGLKLFPQDTQIQLVKYLLKSLGNDICNELSLYVASECNLTVKNTNLNVDQRNKLAQECDAPYRVALLEQNKALNKTIDDFELATEAVLKTCSMIIKKVDKKKDRLLIADHKKKLQEQLLECREPALLLHLAALILFTTISGNILHASGKFVSAILQHIRGSLNEPQNALLLRYHDLVLQVLQATPDSSESKIAYEQLQAMQTEVVELAQNFTRASASKAD is encoded by the exons ATGGGCAGTGATTGGGACGAGATCAAGCGCTTGGCCGCCGACTTTCAAAAGGCGCAGCTGACGTCGACTCTGCAGAA GCTCTCGGAGCGAAACTGCGTGGAGATCGTCACTCTGCTGTTGGAGAAGCAGATGCTGGAGGTGGTGTTTACCAACGATGGCAAGGAGTACATCACCCCGGATCACCTGGAGCGGGAGATCCAGGACGAATTGTATGTTAACGGAGGACGTGCCAACTTGGTGGAGGTCAGCAAAACCCTGAATGTGGATTTGTCCCGAATCGTGGGCCTAGCCGAGCGGATAGCGGCAGAGAACCCGAGCATACACCTGGTACTGGGACAGCTCATCGACGAGGACTACATCAGCCACATTGCCCAGGAGATTAACGAGAAGCTCGCGCTTCGAGGGGAGGTCTCCATATCGGAATTGGCATCCCAGTTCGACCTGCCGTCGGACTTCCTGCAACACGACGTGGTGGAAAAGCACCTTGGCAAAATCATCAAGGGTCGCCAGGATGCCACCAATCCGCGTGTGTTTTTCACGCAGGCCTACATCCAACGATGCAAGGCAAAGATTCGTGGAGCACTGACTGCCATCACCAGGCCCACCAATGTGGCTGTGATCCTGCAGCAGATCGGAGTGCAGGAGAAGATCTTCCACTCCCTGCTGGACGAGATCGCGCCAGCGGGCCAGGTTACCTCCAAACTGGCCAACTCCCAGTATGTGCCACACATCTACGCCAAGACGCAGGCCGACTGGGTGAACTCGTTCTACAAGCAAAACAGCTTCCTTGAGTACGATGCCatccaaaagctgggcatttCGGATGCGAAGTCCTACATCCGCAAGCAGTTCCCCAGCGAAGAGTTCCTCTTCCTCAAGCGTGTGGCTCTTGGCGCTCGACTTGTAGAGCTCACGGTGGTCACGGCGCTGAACGAATGCAGTGCCACCAAGCAGTACCTGGATCTGTCTACCGTCCTCCCATCCAATCTGTCGGAAGAGGACATTGAGGAGGTTTTCGGCGCCATCATGGCCCAAAAGCACAGCAATCCCAGCAACTTTGTGTACCTGGACAGCATCG TATTTTCGCAACCGTATCTCGCGCAGCTGGTTCAGCCCTGTCAAGCATTGGCTGAGTCTCAGGCAAAGGTGGCCATCGACAGCGGTGTCTACCAGCAGTACATCGTGGAGAAGACTCTGGCCCAGAAGGGAAACGTTTCGACCCAAGAGCTTGAGGAGGATGGTAAGGTGGACAAGCGTGACGAGCGAAGAAAGAAAGCGTCTTCTGGCAAAGCAGGAGGCGGTTCTCAGGGGCGTGAGACCAAGACGAAGTCCACAAAGAAACACCAACGAGGCAAGGCTGCAGCTCAAAATGACAGTGATGATGAGGACGATGTGCTGCAAGGCTCTCGAGGTGGCGGTGGCGGTGGCGGAAACAAGAAGACAGTTAAGCCATTGGAACTGGTCAAGACAACGGACATTGTTAAATTGATCACTGCCAGCCTGGAGGAGGAGGGTTTGGAGCATTTGTCGAGATCTATTGCTGCCCTGTATACGAA CCAATTTAATCAGACGGCTTTAACTCGTGCCCAGGAGTTGTTCGAAGCTACACCTCAAACAAATCGCCGCCAGACCCATGCTGCTATCCAGGATCGAATCAATACGCTGCTGATAGATATAAGGCTGTACGAAAAGGGTTTGAAGCTTTTTCCCCAGGACACGCAGATCCAGTTGGTTAAATACCTGCTCAAATCTTTGGGAAATGATATTTGCAACGAACTTTCACTGTACGTGGCCAGCGAGTGCAATCTGACTGTGAAAAATACCAACCTTAATGTGGACCAGCGTAATAAGTTAGCTCAGGAGTGCGATGCCCCTTACCGCGTTGCATTGTTGGAACAAAACAAAGCCCTGAACAAGACCATAGACGATTTTGAATTGGCAACGGAAGCTGTGCTTAAGACATGTAGCATGATCATCAAGAAGGTGGACAAGAAGAAGGATCGCCTGCTGATCGCGGACCACAAAAAGAAACTGCAGGAACAGCTGCTCGAGTGCCGGGAGCCGGCTCTGCTGCTGCATCTGGCCGCACTGATCCTTTTTACCACGATCAGTGGTAATATTTTGCATGCGTCCgggaaatttgtctctgctaTCCTGCAGCACATTCGCGGATCTCTGAATGAGCCACAgaacgctttgctgcttcgaTATCACG ATTTGGTCCTGCAAGTTCTTCAGGCAACGCCGGACAGCAGCGAGTCAAAGATCGCCTACGAACAACTGCAAGCTATGCAAACGGAAGTCGTGGAGTTGGCGCAGAATTTTACACGCGCTTCGGCTTCCAAGGCTGATTGA
- the LOC119559992 gene encoding PAX3- and PAX7-binding protein 1 isoform X2 — protein MDDEDDQQSEDGGHDKTRHRFSKPEHLKQMLESGSIPDAAMIHAARKRRQRAREQGAGDYIPVEEPKEPAKLSTRLPCEDVEGDQSDDEERMDMNDITGRKEREERREQFYAVENDSTDEDSDREMNEWENQQIRKGVTAAQLVHSQHETVLSRFMIKPATPGGGSGMDDGDLTTQQSTSTLLEQAYAKNALDRSNLAAAVRSSAKSKKEKAKATALRTPQEILAAIQSRLSELKERSADHTASMARISIELKALKLQQLECQQNAPTAAAKYKFYQEVKCYVNDLVDCLSEKTPVINELEKRALQQYGKNQRYLVNRRRQDVRDQAKEIAEAAKPVSAASRRAPEYEEQVRRAAEREGRRTRRRCDRERNDLLSSHLDGMSSDDEIADQQQEQSVASTAQIESQSVEAFDDVTEDFSKIELILMKFYAWRKTDMSSYQDAFVSLCLPKLLAPLVRHELVLWSPLLDEYADIENMRWYQACMLYAYQPDETVEQLKNDPDVNLVPALIEKIVLPKVTALVTECWDPLSTTQTLRLVGFINRLGREFPLSGTNKQLNKLFESIMDRMRLALENDVFIPIFPKQVQEAKTSFFQRQFCSGLKLFRNFLSWQGILADKLLRELAIGALLNRYLLLAMRVCTPNDAINKAYIIVNTLPTVWLVPNSETLKNLELFIGYIKQTIESCDATNPVFMQSSDKAKQILQRLHSI, from the exons ATGGACGACGAAGACGACCAGCAATCCGAAGATGGTGGCCACGACAAGACGCGCCACCGCTTCTCAAAGCCAGAGCATTTGAAACAGATGCTGGAGAGCGGATCCATTCCGGATGCAGCAATGATACATGCTGCCCGAAAGCGTCGGCAGAGAGCCAGAGAACAGG GTGCAGGCGATTACATACCCGTTGAGGAGCCCAAGGAGCCGGCCAAACTGAGCACTCGCCTTCCCTGCGAAGACGTTGAGGGGGATCAATCAGATGACGAGGAGCGCATGGATATGAACGACATAACAGGACGCAAAGAGCGCGAAGAGCGGCGCGAGCAGTTCTATGCCGTCGAGAATGATT CCACCGACGAAGACTCTGACCGCGAGATGAACGAGTGGGAGAACCAACAAATCCGCAAGGGTGTCACGGCTGCTCAGTTGGTGCATTCCCAGCACGAAACTGTGCTTTCCCGCTTTATGATCAAGCCTGCTACACCAGGAGGTGGGTCTGGAATGGACGACGGAGATTTAACGACGCAACAGTCCACGTCCACGCTGCTAGAGCAGGCCTATGCCAAAAATGCCCTCGACCGCAGCAATTTGGCGGCAGCAGTTCGCTCTTCTGCCAAGTCCAAGAAGGAGAAAGCCAAAGCTACTGCGTTGAGAACTCCGCAAGAAATCCTTGCCGCTATTCAGTCGCGCCTAAGCGAGCTCAAGGAGCGATCGGCGGATCACACCGCCAGTATGGCGAGGATCAGTATCGAACTAAAGGCATTAAAGCTCCAGCAACTGGAATGCCAGCAGAACGCACCAACAGCGGCTGCAAAGTACAAGTTCTACCAGGAAGTAAAGTGCTATGTAAACGACCTTGTAGACTGCCTCTCCGAAAAGACGCCAGTGATCAATGAACTTGAAAAACGGGCACTGCAACAGTACGGGAAAAATCAGCGCTATCTGGTGAATAGACGGCGGCAGGATGTTCGGGATCAGGCCAAAGAAATTGCCGAAGCAGCAA AACCCGTATCAGCAGCATCCCGTCGTGCACCAGAATACGAAGAGCAAGTACGTCGTGCCGCAGAAAGGGAGGGTCGAAGGACACGTCGCCGATGCGACCGCGAGCGTAACGATTTACTCTCCTCCCACCTGGATGGGATGTCCAGTGACGATGAGATCGCCGaccagcagcaggagcagagCGTAGCGTCCACGGCGCAGATAGAATCCCAGTCTGTGGAGGCGTTTGACGATGTTACCGAGGACTTCAGCAAGATTGAGCTGATCCTGATGAAGTTCTATGCATGGCGAAAGACGGACATGTCCTCGTATCAAGATGCATTCGTAAGTCTGTGCCTTCCAAAACTCTTGGCGCCACTGGTGCGCCACGAACTGGTTCTTTGGTCGCCTCTACTGGATGAGTACGCGGATATTGAGAATATGCGGTGGTATCAGGCCTGCATGCTTTATGCCTACCAGCCAGATGAAACTGTCGAGCAGCTAAAGAACGATCCGGATGTCAATTTGGTGCCGGCGCTCATCGAGAAGATTGTCCTGCCCAAGGTTACAG CTCTGGTCACGGAATGCTGGGATCCCTTGTCGACCACGCAGACCCTCAGATTGGTTGGATTTATCAATCGGTTAGGCCGCGAGTTTCCGTTAAGCGGGACCAATAAGCAACTTAACAAACTTTTCGAATCAATCATGGATCGGATGCGACTAGCCCTAGAAAACGATGTTTTTATACCCATCTTTCCCAAACA AGTGCAAGAAGCAAAGACGTCGTTCTTTCAGCGACAATTCTGCAGCGGCCTGAAGCTGTTCCGCAACTTCCTAAGTTGGCAGGGCATCCTGGCTGATAAACTGCTGCGGGAGCTAGCGATTGGAGCGCTGTTGAACCGCTACCTTCTGTTAGCTATGCGAGTCTGCACGCCAAACGATGCCATCAACAAGGCTTACATAATTGTGAATACTTTGCCGACGGTCTGGTTAGTGCCCAACAGCGAGACCCTTAAGAACTTGGAGCTTTTCATAGGATACATTAAACAAACTATAGAGAGCTGTGATGCCACCAATCCAGTCTTCAT GCAATCCAGCGATAAGGCCAAACAAATTCTACAAAGACTACATAGTATATAA
- the LOC119559992 gene encoding uncharacterized protein LOC119559992 isoform X3: MSLFRKPKKIQRRVFSSNADEEEDGTSLDPDAEMEAPPPPIISGKRDKEKSRKAIKPQEDSSKPKALLSFADDEDDGEVFQVRKSSHSKKVMRMLDKERRKKKREERAENSGHPGGENGSTQHLESSGGPSSGPANSNSNPAIAGRYKSASDQSKSKKSDNHMIQTEIRTDDFVVS, encoded by the exons ATGTCGCTCTTTCGCAAACCGAAGAAGATACAACGACGCGTGTTCTCCAGCAACGcggacgaggaggaggacggGACATCCTTGGACCCGGACGCCGAAATGGAGGCCCCACCGCCTCCCATAATTTCCGGCAAGCGGGACAAAGAGAAGAGCCGGAAGGCCATTAAGCCGCAGGAGGACAGCAGCAAACCGAAGGCGCTGCTCAGCTTCGCGGATGATG AGGACGACGGCGAGGTATTCCAGGTGCGGAAATCGTCGCACAGCAAGAAAGTGATGCGCATGCTGGACAAGGAACGCCGCAAGAAGAAGCGCGAGGAGCGGGCGGAAAACAGCGGACATCCCGGTGGCGAAAATGGTAGTACACAGCATTTAGAGTCGTCCGGTGGCCCATCTTCGGGCCCAGCCAATTCCAACTCGAATCCTGCCATTGCTGGCAGATATAAAAGTGCCAGCGATCagagtaaaagtaaaaaaagtGATAATCATATGATCCAAACCGAAATACGCACAGACGACTTTGTGGTAAG CTAG